A window of the Deinococcus gobiensis I-0 genome harbors these coding sequences:
- a CDS encoding PASTA domain-containing protein gives MTGPDTTTLTPPMRTIDGKYEVVRELSRSGNVTLYEVNAAAGALRRVAWFTVGSQADRQGFHAYRTALRAIAPAGLTDVVARPGAYYAVWQPVAGTPLTDVVTQPQKQEETVEAVQALAAALANHGFALADADVVLDGQVPQVAYLRPAPQGRSLADITALNAPTLAALAGGRVRRKKRERAPGAWLSFVPGLLFLGGAGWLGAQAAQVYLNPPVRTVAAVTGKDARTAAQTLTQAGFRVEYAYGDNANAAVGAVLRQEPAGDTTLPIGRQIVLTVNKPPLMSVPRVEDQTVDQARSLLRDSGLRLGKVVRVDGTLSSTPEGRIVAQVPAQGSSTERGQPVQVMVSTGVQGKETWIADLSGMTFEQARDHARAAGLVITTYTREPSDGPQNLVLRQDPAPFVRVTVGSPVRLVISSARYTPPNTPAGSLPLPPAYVPPLPAVPDEGQGTGNTSSSGAATPATSETTPSGAGTSATPQEIPPLPQTGLGDNSAQTPDALTARQVDFRYDFPADLPEGSYSVVVQDADGERQVLPATEAARLAGQRAQTPVEVRGNAVFIVRQGTAEYARVAAQ, from the coding sequence ATGACGGGGCCGGACACCACCACGCTGACGCCGCCGATGCGGACCATCGACGGCAAATATGAGGTCGTGCGCGAGCTGTCGCGCAGCGGCAACGTCACCCTGTACGAGGTGAACGCCGCCGCCGGAGCGCTGCGCCGGGTGGCCTGGTTCACAGTGGGGTCGCAGGCGGACCGCCAGGGCTTCCATGCCTACCGCACCGCCCTGCGGGCCATCGCGCCCGCCGGCCTGACCGACGTGGTCGCGCGCCCCGGGGCCTACTACGCGGTGTGGCAGCCGGTGGCAGGCACCCCTCTGACCGACGTGGTCACCCAGCCCCAGAAGCAGGAGGAAACTGTCGAGGCCGTGCAGGCGCTGGCCGCCGCCCTCGCCAACCACGGTTTCGCGCTGGCCGACGCCGACGTGGTGCTGGACGGCCAGGTGCCGCAGGTGGCCTACCTGCGCCCCGCCCCCCAGGGCCGCAGCCTGGCGGACATCACCGCCCTGAACGCCCCCACCCTGGCCGCGCTGGCCGGGGGCCGGGTCAGGCGCAAGAAGCGCGAGAGGGCGCCCGGCGCGTGGCTGAGCTTCGTGCCGGGGCTGCTATTCCTGGGCGGGGCGGGCTGGCTGGGCGCGCAGGCGGCGCAGGTGTACCTCAACCCGCCGGTCAGGACCGTGGCGGCCGTGACCGGCAAGGACGCGCGCACGGCGGCGCAGACCCTCACCCAGGCCGGATTCCGGGTCGAGTACGCCTACGGCGACAACGCCAACGCGGCCGTGGGGGCCGTGCTGCGCCAGGAGCCGGCGGGCGACACCACCCTGCCCATCGGGCGGCAGATCGTCCTGACGGTCAACAAGCCCCCCCTGATGAGCGTGCCGCGCGTCGAGGACCAGACCGTGGACCAGGCCCGCAGCCTGCTGCGCGACAGCGGCCTGCGCCTGGGCAAAGTCGTGCGGGTGGACGGCACCCTGAGTTCCACCCCCGAGGGCCGCATCGTGGCGCAGGTCCCGGCCCAGGGATCGAGCACCGAGCGCGGCCAGCCGGTGCAGGTCATGGTGAGCACCGGCGTGCAGGGCAAGGAAACCTGGATCGCCGACCTGAGCGGCATGACCTTCGAGCAGGCGCGCGACCACGCCCGCGCCGCCGGGCTGGTCATCACCACCTACACCCGCGAGCCCAGCGACGGCCCGCAGAACCTCGTGCTGCGCCAGGACCCGGCTCCCTTCGTGCGGGTCACGGTGGGCAGCCCGGTGCGGCTGGTCATCTCCTCGGCGCGCTATACGCCGCCCAACACGCCGGCCGGCAGCCTGCCGCTGCCCCCGGCCTACGTGCCCCCGCTGCCCGCCGTGCCCGACGAGGGCCAGGGCACCGGCAACACCTCTTCCTCCGGCGCAGCGACCCCGGCTACTTCGGAGACCACGCCTTCCGGCGCGGGCACTTCGGCCACCCCGCAGGAGATTCCGCCGCTGCCGCAGACCGGCCTGGGCGACAACTCGGCCCAGACGCCCGACGCCCTCACGGCGCGGCAGGTGGACTTCCGTTACGACTTCCCGGCCGACCTGCCGGAGGGCAGCTACAGCGTGGTCGTTCAGGACGCCGACGGCGAGCGGCAGGTGCTGCCGGCCACCGAGGCTGCGCGCCTCGCCGGGCAGCGCGCCCAGACACCGGTCGAGGTGCGCGGCAACGCCGTGTTCATCGTGCGGCAGGGCACGGCCGAATACGCCCGCGTGGCGGCCCAGTAG
- a CDS encoding phosphatase PAP2 family protein, with translation MRDIPKEDATPRKQAAQWAMPRLSRPAPAIQASSPASQLMPVLGLLLLVLTPLLTVGWIGEEVLEQERFAFESPLLLWVHAHTTPALLHLSAALHVLGGPEVMGPLFVAIPAALWLRQRAQALFALWALGGAVLLNALMKLVFHRPRPELWPRTVAENGASFPSGHSMFAAALCSVAVLLLWRTRWRWPALGLGVTYCLLMGGARLVLGVHYPTDVLAGLLTGLAWVYGVWALLGRPGSRAGSQAVVIRPGRARAMLGRE, from the coding sequence GTGCGGGACATCCCAAAGGAGGACGCCACGCCCCGCAAGCAGGCCGCACAGTGGGCCATGCCCCGGCTCTCCCGCCCCGCACCCGCGATTCAGGCCTCTTCTCCCGCCAGCCAGCTCATGCCCGTGCTGGGGCTGCTGCTGCTCGTCCTCACGCCGCTGCTGACCGTCGGCTGGATCGGCGAGGAGGTGCTGGAGCAGGAACGCTTCGCCTTCGAGTCGCCCCTGCTGCTCTGGGTCCATGCCCACACGACCCCCGCCCTGCTGCACCTGAGCGCCGCGCTGCACGTCCTGGGCGGCCCGGAGGTCATGGGGCCGCTGTTCGTGGCCATTCCGGCGGCGCTGTGGTTGCGGCAACGGGCCCAGGCCCTGTTCGCGCTGTGGGCGCTGGGCGGGGCCGTCCTGCTGAACGCGCTGATGAAACTGGTCTTTCACCGCCCCCGGCCGGAGCTGTGGCCGCGCACGGTCGCCGAGAACGGCGCGTCGTTTCCCAGCGGCCACAGCATGTTCGCGGCGGCGCTGTGCAGCGTGGCCGTCCTGCTGCTGTGGCGCACGCGCTGGCGCTGGCCCGCGCTGGGCCTGGGCGTGACCTACTGCCTGCTGATGGGCGGCGCGCGGCTGGTGCTGGGCGTCCACTACCCCACCGACGTGCTCGCCGGCCTGCTGACCGGGCTCGCCTGGGTGTACGGAGTCTGGGCGCTGCTGGGCCGCCCCGGCAGCCGGGCCGGTTCTCAGGCGGTTGTGATCCGGCCCGGCCGGGCGCGCGCTATGCTGGGCCGTGAATGA
- a CDS encoding DUF1345 domain-containing protein, giving the protein MSSPRVKPNAPPAAFRLVLGGLLGVLLAVALPGHWPWEAHALLGWATFCAVNLLRLAPLLRCTPEETRARATREDNTRVISAFLTLAAAVISLVGVVFALHEAGQQKGLAADLLTGLAIVTVVLSWLLVHVEYVLHYARRFYEDGGAGVQFVQRGQDGPLADPTFSDFAYLSFTIGMTFQVSDTNLDTRRMRRLLLGHAMISYLFGTVIIAVTINAVASLVG; this is encoded by the coding sequence GTGTCCAGCCCCCGCGTCAAGCCCAATGCGCCGCCCGCCGCCTTCCGTCTGGTGCTGGGGGGACTGCTCGGGGTCCTGTTGGCCGTCGCCCTGCCGGGCCACTGGCCCTGGGAAGCCCACGCGCTGCTGGGCTGGGCGACCTTCTGCGCGGTGAATCTGCTGCGGCTCGCGCCCCTGCTGCGCTGCACGCCCGAGGAGACGCGCGCGCGCGCCACCCGCGAGGACAACACCCGCGTCATCTCGGCCTTCCTGACGCTGGCAGCGGCCGTCATCAGCCTCGTGGGCGTGGTGTTCGCGCTGCACGAGGCCGGGCAGCAGAAGGGCCTCGCCGCCGACCTGCTCACCGGACTGGCGATCGTGACAGTGGTCCTGTCGTGGCTGCTCGTGCATGTCGAATACGTGCTGCACTACGCGCGGCGCTTCTACGAGGACGGCGGCGCGGGCGTGCAGTTCGTGCAGCGCGGCCAGGACGGGCCGCTGGCCGACCCGACCTTCTCGGACTTCGCCTACCTGTCCTTCACCATCGGCATGACCTTCCAGGTCAGCGACACCAACCTCGACACCCGCCGGATGCGCCGGCTGCTTCTCGGGCACGCCATGATCTCGTACCTGTTCGGCACGGTCATCATCGCGGTGACCATCAACGCGGTCGCCAGCCTCGTCGGGTAG
- a CDS encoding proline--tRNA ligase — translation MRLSQSLFKTRREAPADAETRGTQLLIRAGYLHKVGSGLYASLPLLTRTLHKLEALIREELDPVAQEVSLPALQPAALWRQSGRWEAYRAEGLMFAVQDRAGRELALAPTHEEVAAALAREVVGSYRDLPLSVYQIGRKFRDELRPRAGLLRTREFTMKDGYSFHADEADLRRHFGEVSDAYARLLTRLGAPWQVVEADSGSIGGAGSREFMILSDVGEDELLRTPDGRSAANAEQAVSRAAEVGASPFAAYARVHTPSTSSVEAVAAALGCGAGHVVKMLLYTARVGSPESGQVWPVLVCLRGDHSVNSVKLRNAVAARVDGPLLTLEAAVPGDWAADPLPLGFVGPDLPDTVVARRAGVRPEVLRLCDTAAAGARGFVAGANEVGWHVVGADWDVTHTRPEVAELRQARAGEASVQDASQRLESARGIEVGHVFQLGTRYTAALGATFTAADGREQALHMGCYGIGVTRLAQALAEVWADDRGLVWPAVLAPYTVMLTVVDPGDPAQREAAEGLYAALRAAGLDPLLDDRDVRPGVKFADADLVGLPWRVTVGRHAAQGEAELTARRSGETWRVPLAGVVDALRARLAAPD, via the coding sequence ATGCGGCTTTCCCAGAGCCTGTTCAAGACGCGGCGCGAGGCCCCGGCCGACGCCGAGACGCGCGGCACGCAACTGCTCATCCGCGCCGGTTACCTGCACAAGGTGGGCAGCGGCCTGTACGCCAGCCTGCCCCTGCTGACCCGCACCCTGCACAAGCTCGAGGCCCTGATCCGCGAGGAACTCGACCCTGTCGCCCAGGAGGTCAGCCTGCCGGCGCTGCAACCGGCTGCGCTGTGGCGGCAGTCGGGCCGCTGGGAGGCCTACCGCGCCGAGGGCCTGATGTTCGCGGTCCAGGACCGCGCCGGGCGCGAGCTGGCCCTGGCCCCGACCCACGAGGAGGTCGCCGCCGCCCTGGCGCGCGAGGTGGTGGGCAGCTACCGCGACCTGCCGCTGAGCGTGTACCAGATCGGCCGCAAGTTCCGCGACGAACTGCGCCCGCGCGCCGGGCTGCTGCGTACCCGCGAATTCACGATGAAGGACGGCTACAGCTTCCACGCCGACGAGGCCGACCTGCGCCGGCATTTCGGAGAGGTGTCGGACGCCTACGCCCGCCTCCTGACCCGGCTGGGCGCGCCGTGGCAGGTGGTCGAGGCCGACAGCGGCAGCATCGGCGGAGCCGGCAGCCGCGAATTCATGATCCTGAGCGACGTGGGCGAGGACGAGCTGCTGCGCACCCCCGACGGCCGCTCCGCCGCCAACGCCGAGCAGGCCGTGTCCCGCGCCGCAGAGGTCGGGGCCTCGCCGTTCGCGGCCTACGCGCGGGTCCACACCCCCAGCACCTCCAGCGTGGAGGCCGTCGCGGCGGCGCTGGGCTGCGGGGCTGGGCACGTCGTCAAGATGCTGCTGTACACGGCGCGGGTGGGCAGTCCGGAGTCCGGGCAGGTCTGGCCGGTGCTCGTGTGCCTGCGCGGCGACCACAGTGTGAACTCGGTCAAGCTCCGCAACGCGGTGGCGGCGCGGGTGGACGGCCCGCTGCTGACCCTGGAGGCGGCCGTGCCGGGCGACTGGGCGGCCGATCCGCTGCCGCTGGGCTTCGTCGGGCCGGACCTGCCGGACACGGTGGTCGCCCGGCGCGCGGGGGTGCGGCCGGAAGTGCTGCGGCTGTGCGACACGGCGGCGGCCGGGGCACGCGGTTTCGTCGCCGGGGCGAACGAGGTCGGCTGGCATGTGGTGGGGGCCGACTGGGACGTGACCCACACGCGGCCGGAGGTGGCTGAGCTGCGGCAGGCGCGGGCGGGCGAGGCGAGCGTGCAGGACGCCTCTCAGCGGCTGGAGTCGGCGCGCGGCATCGAGGTCGGGCACGTCTTCCAGCTCGGCACGCGCTACACGGCGGCGCTGGGGGCGACCTTCACGGCGGCCGACGGGCGCGAACAGGCGCTGCACATGGGCTGCTACGGCATCGGCGTGACGCGGCTGGCGCAGGCCCTCGCGGAGGTCTGGGCCGACGACCGGGGGCTGGTGTGGCCGGCGGTCCTCGCGCCCTATACGGTCATGCTGACGGTGGTGGACCCGGGCGACCCGGCCCAGCGGGAAGCGGCCGAGGGTCTGTACGCCGCGCTGCGGGCCGCCGGGCTGGACCCGCTGCTCGACGACCGCGACGTGCGCCCCGGCGTCAAGTTCGCGGACGCCGACCTGGTGGGGCTGCCCTGGCGCGTCACCGTGGGCCGCCACGCCGCGCAGGGCGAGGCCGAGCTGACCGCACGCCGGAGCGGCGAGACGTGGCGCGTGCCGCTGGCCGGGGTGGTGGACGCCCTGCGCGCCCGGCTGGCGGCCCCGGACTGA
- a CDS encoding rhomboid family intramembrane serine protease codes for MRRAPTTDPLRPVQAQREPSRVAAALTATGVLVGVVWVLEFVDLLGFGGRLDLFGIQPRNPATLGHIFTAPFMHAGFPHLLANTVPLAVLSFMSAARNLWRYLAATLVIVTVGGALVWLFGRGNSVHLGASELIFGYLGYLLGVGWWERTPVAIGVAVAAFLLYGGLIWGVFPSNPYVSWEGHLFGFLAGLFAALLLHGRRPGRPTARL; via the coding sequence ATGCGCCGCGCGCCGACCACCGATCCCCTCCGCCCCGTGCAGGCCCAGCGCGAGCCCTCGCGGGTGGCCGCCGCCCTCACCGCGACCGGCGTGCTCGTGGGGGTGGTGTGGGTGCTGGAATTCGTGGACCTCCTGGGCTTCGGGGGGCGGCTGGATCTGTTCGGCATCCAGCCGCGCAACCCCGCCACGCTGGGGCACATTTTCACGGCGCCGTTCATGCACGCGGGTTTTCCGCACCTGCTCGCCAATACGGTGCCGCTGGCGGTGCTGTCCTTCATGAGTGCGGCGCGCAACCTGTGGCGCTACCTCGCCGCCACCCTCGTCATCGTGACGGTGGGGGGCGCGCTCGTGTGGCTCTTCGGGCGCGGCAACAGCGTGCACCTGGGGGCCAGCGAGCTGATCTTCGGGTATCTGGGCTACCTGCTGGGTGTCGGCTGGTGGGAGCGGACCCCGGTCGCCATCGGGGTGGCGGTCGCGGCCTTCCTGCTGTACGGCGGGCTGATCTGGGGCGTGTTCCCGAGTAACCCCTACGTGTCGTGGGAGGGGCACCTGTTCGGTTTCCTGGCGGGCCTGTTCGCGGCGCTGCTGCTGCACGGGCGCCGGCCGGGCCGGCCCACGGCGCGGCTGTAG